A single genomic interval of Chryseobacterium paludis harbors:
- a CDS encoding 3-hydroxybutyryl-CoA dehydrogenase gives MKNVVVIGAGTMGNGIAHTFAQSGFKVNLVDVSQDALDRGLKTITTNLDRIIAKGNLTEEQKAETLGNITTFTELKNAVGSADLIVEAATENQDLKLKIFGQMDEFAPENCILATNTSSISITKIAAATKRADKVIGMHFMNPVPIMKLVEIIKGYSTSKETFDIIYDMSKTLGKVPVEVNDYPGFVANRILMPMINESIETLYNGVAGVEEIDTVMKLGMAHPMGPLQLADFIGLDVCLAILNVMYDGFKNPKYAPNPLLVNMVMAGKLGVKSGEGFYDYSESKKAEKVSKMFLK, from the coding sequence ATCAAAAACGTTGTAGTTATCGGAGCTGGAACCATGGGAAATGGTATTGCACATACTTTTGCGCAAAGCGGATTTAAGGTAAACCTGGTAGATGTATCTCAAGATGCTTTAGATAGAGGATTAAAAACCATTACCACCAACCTCGACAGAATAATTGCAAAGGGCAACCTTACAGAAGAACAAAAAGCAGAAACTCTAGGAAATATAACCACTTTTACTGAACTTAAAAATGCTGTTGGATCAGCAGATTTAATTGTAGAAGCGGCTACTGAGAATCAGGATCTGAAATTAAAGATCTTTGGACAAATGGATGAATTTGCTCCTGAAAACTGTATTCTGGCAACTAATACTTCTTCTATTTCTATTACAAAAATAGCAGCTGCAACAAAAAGGGCTGATAAAGTGATTGGTATGCATTTTATGAATCCGGTTCCTATTATGAAATTGGTAGAAATTATCAAAGGCTATTCTACTTCTAAAGAGACTTTTGATATCATCTATGATATGAGTAAAACATTAGGAAAAGTTCCTGTGGAAGTTAATGATTATCCTGGTTTCGTTGCCAACAGAATTCTAATGCCAATGATCAATGAGTCTATTGAAACTCTTTATAATGGTGTTGCCGGTGTTGAAGAAATTGATACTGTAATGAAGTTGGGAATGGCTCATCCAATGGGTCCTCTCCAATTAGCAGACTTTATTGGTCTTGATGTATGTCTTGCAATTCTTAATGTAATGTATGACGGTTTTAAAAATCCTAAATATGCTCCAAATCCATTATTGGTAAATATGGTGATGGCAGGAAAACTAGGTGTAAAATCCGGTGAAGGGTTCTATGATTATTCTGAAAGCAAAAAAGCAGAGAAGGTTTCAAAAATGTTTTTAAAATAG
- a CDS encoding META domain-containing protein → MKNLFLSISAAVILASCGTMSSASASKVGKSQPSLVNTKWTLADNVKGKIPTLNIEGEKINGNAGCNNYFGTVKLDTSTGNFAAGQMGSTKMACDNMNVEQNFMDMMGKANKYVISGTTLELYKDNLLLLKFNKSE, encoded by the coding sequence ATGAAAAATCTTTTTTTAAGTATAAGTGCAGCCGTGATTTTGGCGTCGTGCGGAACTATGTCAAGCGCATCTGCTTCAAAAGTAGGGAAATCTCAACCGTCATTAGTGAATACGAAATGGACATTAGCAGATAATGTAAAAGGAAAAATTCCTACATTGAATATCGAAGGAGAAAAGATCAATGGAAATGCAGGATGCAACAATTATTTTGGAACAGTGAAGTTGGATACTTCTACAGGTAATTTTGCTGCGGGCCAAATGGGTTCTACAAAAATGGCTTGTGATAATATGAATGTAGAGCAGAACTTTATGGATATGATGGGGAAAGCTAACAAATATGTAATTTCCGGAACTACATTAGAACTATACAAAGACAATCTTTTATTATTGAAATTTAATAAATCAGAATAA
- the pheT gene encoding phenylalanine--tRNA ligase subunit beta — MKISNNWLRDYIKTELKTERIGEFLTDIGLEVEGIDKFESVKGSLEGIVVGKVLTCEKHPNADKLKKTTVDIGNGKVLNIVCGAPNVEAGQTVPVAVVGTKIYDKTGNFFEIKEAKIRGEVSQGMICAEDELGLSEDHGGIMVLDETQYEVGKNFADYFELTNDEVIEIGLTPNRTDAMSHYGVARDLYAFLSTNQQKAQFEKVASEALNNEGSHSFTLEVEDTELCPRYIGAVIEDVKVAESPAWLKNRLKAIGLSPINNIVDITNYILHGFGQPLHAFDADKIADKKVKVGTVKKGTKFTTLDGVERTLNGSEVMIKDGKDKPMCIAGVFGGANSGVSNETKTIFLESAYFNPVAVRKGAKLHGLNTDASFRFERGVDPNITRTAITHAIKMIQEIAEGKLVGELLEEYPKKIEDSYVIIRFSKIEQILGTKIHREKVKEILKALEIKVLNEIQNGLEISVPAYRADVTREIDVIEEILRIYGYNKIDAPQKISFTPVKLSANDQDELENNWARTLQSVGFNEVMNNSLTSVKDETDAVKLLNPLSGDLAFMRKSLLEGLLQNAIYNINRKNQNIKFFEFGKIYHKRAQYEERKQLAILVSGRDVAENWLQPKSATDFYNLKAYVKVLLEKLAIDYKEVALSDERFSDALAYEADGKILVRIGKVSTNLLKDFDIDQDCFYAEIELELAQQLRSTNELKFKDIPKFNKIRRDLALLIDKNITYQELYQTAKKNKSPFIKDINLFDVYEGKNLPEGKKSYAMSFELLNEGKTLEEKEISEVMDSLIKSFQKEFNAELRS; from the coding sequence ATGAAAATATCAAATAACTGGCTGAGAGATTACATAAAAACGGAATTGAAAACTGAAAGAATCGGTGAATTCCTTACTGATATAGGTCTTGAGGTTGAAGGTATAGATAAATTTGAAAGTGTAAAAGGCAGTTTAGAGGGAATTGTTGTAGGTAAAGTTTTAACCTGTGAAAAACATCCAAATGCTGATAAACTAAAGAAAACAACTGTAGATATAGGAAACGGAAAAGTACTTAACATTGTTTGTGGTGCTCCCAATGTTGAAGCAGGACAAACAGTTCCTGTAGCAGTTGTTGGAACAAAAATCTATGATAAAACCGGAAACTTTTTTGAAATCAAAGAAGCAAAGATCAGAGGTGAAGTTTCTCAGGGGATGATTTGTGCTGAGGACGAATTAGGTCTTAGTGAGGACCATGGTGGAATAATGGTTTTAGATGAAACTCAATATGAAGTTGGGAAGAATTTTGCAGATTATTTTGAATTGACAAATGATGAGGTTATCGAAATTGGTTTAACACCAAACAGAACTGATGCAATGTCACATTATGGTGTTGCTAGAGATCTATACGCTTTTCTTTCAACCAATCAGCAAAAAGCACAGTTTGAAAAAGTAGCTTCTGAAGCATTAAATAATGAGGGATCTCACAGTTTTACTTTAGAAGTAGAAGATACTGAATTATGCCCAAGGTATATCGGAGCAGTTATTGAAGACGTAAAAGTAGCAGAGTCTCCGGCTTGGTTAAAAAACAGATTGAAAGCAATTGGTTTAAGTCCTATCAACAACATTGTAGATATTACAAACTATATTCTTCACGGATTCGGACAGCCACTCCATGCTTTTGATGCAGATAAAATAGCAGATAAAAAAGTAAAGGTTGGAACGGTAAAAAAAGGAACGAAGTTTACTACTTTAGATGGTGTTGAAAGAACTTTAAATGGTTCTGAAGTCATGATCAAAGATGGAAAAGATAAACCAATGTGTATTGCCGGAGTTTTCGGGGGTGCCAATTCTGGAGTTTCTAACGAAACAAAAACTATTTTCCTGGAAAGTGCTTATTTCAATCCGGTAGCAGTGAGAAAAGGAGCTAAGCTTCATGGTTTGAATACAGATGCATCTTTCAGATTCGAAAGAGGTGTAGATCCCAATATCACAAGAACAGCGATCACCCATGCGATCAAAATGATCCAGGAAATTGCTGAAGGAAAACTGGTAGGTGAACTATTGGAAGAATATCCGAAGAAAATTGAAGACAGTTACGTGATTATAAGATTTTCTAAAATTGAACAGATTTTAGGAACTAAAATCCATAGAGAGAAAGTAAAAGAGATTTTAAAAGCTCTTGAAATAAAGGTTTTAAATGAAATTCAGAATGGACTGGAGATCTCTGTTCCTGCTTACAGAGCGGATGTAACAAGAGAAATAGATGTTATTGAAGAGATCTTAAGAATCTACGGATACAACAAAATTGATGCTCCACAAAAGATCTCATTTACACCTGTTAAATTAAGTGCAAATGATCAGGATGAGTTGGAAAACAATTGGGCAAGAACTTTACAAAGTGTAGGTTTCAATGAAGTAATGAACAACTCATTAACTTCTGTAAAGGATGAAACTGATGCTGTGAAGTTATTGAATCCTTTAAGTGGTGATTTAGCATTTATGAGAAAATCTTTATTGGAAGGACTTCTTCAAAATGCCATCTATAACATCAACAGAAAAAATCAGAATATAAAGTTCTTTGAATTTGGAAAAATTTACCACAAAAGAGCTCAGTATGAAGAAAGAAAGCAACTGGCTATTCTGGTTTCCGGAAGAGATGTAGCAGAAAACTGGTTACAGCCGAAATCGGCAACAGATTTTTATAATTTGAAAGCATACGTAAAGGTATTATTAGAGAAATTGGCAATCGATTATAAAGAAGTTGCTTTATCTGATGAAAGATTCTCTGATGCATTAGCTTATGAAGCAGATGGGAAAATTTTAGTAAGAATCGGGAAGGTTTCTACAAATCTATTGAAAGATTTTGATATTGATCAGGATTGCTTCTATGCTGAAATAGAATTGGAATTGGCTCAGCAACTACGTTCTACAAACGAATTAAAGTTCAAAGATATTCCTAAATTCAATAAAATAAGAAGAGACTTAGCTTTGTTGATTGATAAAAATATTACTTATCAGGAATTATATCAAACAGCAAAAAAGAATAAATCTCCATTTATCAAGGATATTAATTTATTCGATGTATATGAAGGGAAAAACCTTCCTGAAGGAAAAAAATCGTATGCTATGAGCTTCGAATTGCTGAATGAAGGAAAAACTTTGGAAGAAAAAGAAATCTCAGAAGTAATGGATTCTTTAATTAAATCTTTCCAAAAAGAATTTAATGCGGAATTGAGATCATAA
- the dnaN gene encoding DNA polymerase III subunit beta, whose amino-acid sequence MKFIISSGELQKALQTVSGVISSSQSRPILENYLIELNETQVTITASDGETTLVTSLEVKSDDSGKFAVPAKIFQDFIKTYGEQPLTLSVKDNAEGTGSQLEILDEKDNFAVALDNADDYPELPEFDASQSVTMSAGVLSEALTNTLFATSNDSLRPVMTGVLFQFGENETNFVSTDSHRLVVYKRMDLMNAEPMEFIMPKKPLNIFKNILASSNEDVTIDFNENMAKFTFGKHIWICRLIDGKYPNYTAVIPKENPNVLTINRNLLLGAIKRASIMSNKSTNQVRFKLSANILHLHAEDTEYANKADMQIPCDYNGEDINIGFSSKFLTEMLTILGSDDITMKMSQPNRPGIIEPLDGLEENENILMLSMPVIGL is encoded by the coding sequence ATGAAATTTATTATTTCAAGTGGGGAACTGCAGAAGGCTTTGCAAACTGTAAGTGGCGTAATATCAAGCTCTCAATCGAGACCGATTTTAGAAAACTATCTTATCGAGTTAAACGAAACTCAAGTTACCATTACAGCATCTGATGGCGAAACAACTCTTGTAACTTCTTTGGAAGTGAAGTCTGATGATTCGGGTAAATTTGCTGTTCCTGCTAAAATTTTTCAAGATTTTATCAAAACGTATGGTGAACAACCTCTAACATTGTCTGTAAAAGATAATGCGGAAGGAACAGGCAGCCAACTGGAGATTTTGGATGAGAAAGATAATTTTGCGGTAGCATTGGATAATGCAGATGACTATCCTGAATTACCGGAATTTGATGCTTCTCAAAGTGTGACAATGTCTGCAGGAGTTTTATCTGAAGCACTTACCAATACGCTTTTTGCAACTAGTAACGATTCTCTTCGTCCTGTAATGACAGGAGTTCTTTTCCAGTTTGGAGAAAATGAAACAAATTTTGTTTCTACAGATTCTCACAGATTGGTTGTTTACAAAAGAATGGATCTGATGAATGCTGAACCAATGGAATTCATCATGCCTAAAAAACCTTTAAATATTTTCAAAAATATTTTAGCAAGTTCGAATGAAGATGTTACCATCGATTTCAATGAAAACATGGCTAAATTTACTTTTGGCAAACATATCTGGATCTGTAGATTGATCGATGGAAAATATCCTAACTATACAGCGGTAATTCCAAAAGAAAACCCGAATGTATTAACGATCAACAGAAACCTTTTATTAGGTGCGATCAAAAGAGCATCAATTATGTCCAATAAATCAACTAATCAGGTTAGATTTAAATTGTCTGCAAACATTCTTCACCTTCACGCAGAAGATACAGAATATGCAAACAAGGCTGATATGCAGATTCCTTGTGATTACAATGGTGAAGATATCAACATCGGATTTAGTTCGAAGTTCTTAACTGAAATGTTGACGATTCTTGGTTCTGATGATATCACCATGAAAATGTCTCAACCAAATAGACCCGGAATTATTGAACCTCTGGATGGTCTTGAAGAAAACGAAAATATCTTAATGTTATCAATGCCAGTAATTGGGTTGTAA
- a CDS encoding diacylglycerol kinase family protein, with protein MIKTERNFQIECVALLVNLILIFYFQLSGIDATLILIVSFGVLTAEIFNTAIERICDIIQPEFDKRIGFIKDISAGAVILMSIVSVIVGILVYWKYIFS; from the coding sequence ATGATAAAAACAGAAAGAAACTTCCAAATCGAGTGTGTTGCTCTTCTGGTTAACCTCATTCTTATCTTTTATTTTCAGCTTTCCGGCATTGATGCGACTCTAATTCTTATTGTTTCTTTCGGGGTTTTAACTGCTGAAATTTTCAATACAGCCATCGAAAGAATCTGTGACATTATCCAACCTGAATTTGACAAGAGAATAGGTTTTATTAAGGATATTTCTGCGGGAGCTGTTATCCTGATGAGTATTGTTTCGGTTATTGTTGGGATTTTGGTTTACTGGAAATATATTTTCAGCTAA
- a CDS encoding gamma-glutamylcyclotransferase family protein — translation MPYLFSYGTLQKEQVQIETFGRLLKGEKDILTNYTLKMLEITDPEVLRKSNEKYHPILKFSGIPEDEVEGVLFEVTEEEILKADEYEVDDYKRIETTFKSGKRGFIYVGK, via the coding sequence ATGCCCTACTTATTCTCTTATGGAACCTTACAGAAAGAACAGGTTCAGATCGAAACATTCGGAAGATTACTGAAAGGTGAAAAAGATATTCTGACAAATTATACGCTTAAAATGCTGGAAATTACTGATCCGGAAGTGTTAAGAAAAAGCAATGAGAAGTACCATCCGATTTTAAAATTTTCAGGGATCCCTGAAGATGAAGTGGAAGGAGTACTTTTCGAAGTGACAGAGGAAGAAATTCTTAAGGCTGATGAATATGAGGTGGATGATTATAAAAGAATAGAAACCACTTTCAAATCAGGAAAGAGGGGATTTATTTACGTGGGAAAATAG
- a CDS encoding SGNH/GDSL hydrolase family protein, with amino-acid sequence MKKMIYGLFFGDSITYGEYDGVFGGWVDILKRYALQKFHEGSNEVIIYNLGIGGETTEGLIKRIPHELKARNSSEGNIVFLAYEANDLAIKEGKQMVRPEQFKVNIEKAIQHAKQFTNDIYLVSILPFSKNVDGVVVASGKLRTNAEVLIYNTILQDIAIENTFIYIDFYTAFLEDKEILLSQDGVHPNEKGYGIMAEIAIPIIEKYL; translated from the coding sequence ATGAAGAAAATGATATATGGACTGTTCTTCGGAGACAGTATCACTTACGGAGAATATGATGGTGTATTTGGAGGCTGGGTGGATATTCTGAAAAGGTATGCATTACAGAAATTTCATGAAGGAAGTAATGAAGTTATTATTTATAATTTAGGAATTGGTGGCGAAACAACGGAAGGATTGATAAAAAGGATTCCACATGAATTAAAAGCCAGGAATTCTTCAGAAGGAAATATTGTCTTTCTGGCTTACGAAGCCAATGATCTGGCCATAAAAGAAGGAAAACAAATGGTACGTCCTGAGCAGTTTAAAGTTAATATTGAAAAGGCTATCCAGCATGCAAAACAATTTACAAATGATATCTATCTGGTAAGTATCTTACCATTTTCTAAAAATGTAGATGGAGTTGTAGTAGCTTCAGGAAAGCTTAGAACCAATGCTGAGGTATTGATATACAATACAATCCTTCAGGATATTGCTATTGAAAACACGTTTATCTATATCGATTTTTATACCGCATTTTTGGAAGATAAAGAGATTTTACTTTCTCAGGATGGAGTTCATCCCAACGAAAAAGGCTATGGAATAATGGCCGAAATTGCTATACCAATCATCGAAAAATATTTGTAA
- a CDS encoding ribonuclease inhibitor has translation MESNTSNKTHKKMIAINGDHFSNLSEFYEEASRVLMKNVDWKVGTLDGFDDILYGGFGIFENNDEVELTWMKSEKSKNDLGLKATREFYERKIKQGKPFNVEMIQQQLHELISGKGQTLFDILIEIIESHKNIELILDEVKQ, from the coding sequence ATGGAGTCGAATACTTCAAATAAAACTCATAAGAAAATGATCGCCATTAATGGCGATCATTTTTCTAATCTATCAGAATTCTATGAAGAAGCTTCCAGGGTTTTAATGAAAAATGTAGATTGGAAAGTGGGCACACTGGATGGTTTTGATGATATCCTTTATGGAGGTTTCGGAATTTTTGAAAACAATGATGAGGTTGAATTAACTTGGATGAAATCTGAAAAGTCAAAAAATGATTTAGGATTAAAAGCTACCCGTGAATTTTATGAAAGAAAAATCAAACAAGGAAAACCTTTTAATGTTGAAATGATTCAACAACAATTACATGAATTGATTTCAGGAAAAGGGCAAACGTTGTTTGATATTCTAATAGAAATTATTGAATCACATAAAAATATTGAACTCATTTTAGATGAGGTAAAACAATAA
- a CDS encoding phosphoribosylformylglycinamidine synthase, translating to MSNNKRIFVEKRGIFDVESPKIFDEVKTVVPSVKNVKVYNVYDIFNLNDGEFEKVVNSTFVDPVTDILHTENPAEMIYFAMEFLPGQYDQRADSAQQCIALLTENEKSKVRSGKLIEFEGISEADLSKIKDLLINKVESQVKDLAVLDIPADEVPTKVLIHENFINFNDAELEDFYNQHGFALGLDDLKFIQEYFKTEERDPTETELKVLDTYWSDHCRHTTFETELSDIQFEGQFKHTLETIFNDYIEKRKFLGRELKPISLMDLATVCGRYFHKTGNLDNLVVSDEINACTIQIEAEYDGKKEPWYLLFKNETHNHPTEIEPFGGASTCLGGAIRDPLSGRSFVFQAMRLTGAADVLESVDQTLPGKLPQKTITKQAANGYSSYGNQIGLATTMVSEIYDEGYKAKRMEVGFVTGAVPVDWVRREKPADGDSVIILGGATGRDGVGGASGSSKVQDENSIHTMSTEVQKGNAVEERKIQRLFRNPEVTRLIKKSNDFGAGGVSVAIGEIADSLEVNLDVLPLKYEGLNGTELAISESQERMAVVVDPRDKEQFIKYCEAENIVAVEVAKVTDSGRMQMFWKGDKIVDLSRAFLDTNGCAKSQEVKITHLEEVKLDDKAFSEEAFLKILSDKNVASQKGLLEMFDGSIGATTVAMPVGGKYQQTLMEGSAQTLPILGAKNIETVSLASWGFDAEISKQNSLLGASYAVVESVAKIVAMGGDYKNIRLSFQEYFEKLGQTPEKWGKPLASLLGAYDAQINLGLAAIGGKDSMSGTYQDLNVPPTLISFACADGQKKNVISPEFKAAGNKLYFYNHIAQENGLPDYNSLKAVYDFIFENIKAGKIVSVKTVKDGGVAVAIAKMSFGNRLGAEVNVEDNTLLAKNIGSLIIEAKEELSSTGLQLIGEVKDSGTLKINNLESKISELESAHTKTFENLFPTVEKEKITVELDEKLNSTTPRNIIIKKHGIAQPRVFAPLFPGTNCEYETLNAFHKEGAVVNSLPLININHQLLDESIDAWVEEIKQSQILAFSGGFSAGDEPDGSAKFIVNVLKNEKMKNAVHDLLDRDGMIIGICNGFQALIKSGLLPYGQIKDLDENSPTLAHNAIRRHISQMVTVKVINDESPWLKGMKDQTFTIPISHGEGRFMASEAEIEKLYKNGQIATQYIDFEGNIAHGMPFNPNNSLFGIEGITSPCGKIFGRMGHPERFAEGLMKNIPTANYHNIFKNGVEYFK from the coding sequence ATGTCTAATAACAAAAGAATTTTCGTAGAAAAAAGAGGAATTTTCGATGTTGAAAGTCCAAAAATTTTTGATGAAGTAAAAACGGTTGTTCCGTCAGTCAAAAACGTAAAAGTATACAATGTATATGATATTTTTAATTTGAATGATGGTGAGTTCGAAAAAGTGGTTAACAGCACTTTCGTAGACCCTGTTACTGATATTTTACACACGGAGAATCCCGCAGAGATGATCTATTTTGCCATGGAATTTTTACCTGGCCAGTATGATCAACGTGCTGATTCTGCACAACAGTGTATTGCTTTGCTGACTGAAAATGAAAAGTCTAAAGTGAGAAGTGGAAAATTGATCGAATTTGAAGGTATTTCAGAGGCTGATCTTTCAAAAATAAAAGATTTGCTTATCAATAAGGTGGAGTCTCAGGTAAAAGACTTAGCGGTTTTAGACATTCCTGCAGATGAAGTTCCAACGAAAGTTTTAATTCACGAAAATTTCATCAACTTCAATGACGCTGAGTTAGAGGATTTCTATAATCAACACGGATTTGCATTAGGATTGGATGATTTGAAATTTATTCAGGAATATTTTAAAACTGAAGAAAGGGATCCAACGGAAACTGAGCTTAAAGTTTTAGATACCTATTGGAGTGATCATTGTCGTCATACAACATTTGAAACAGAATTGTCAGACATTCAGTTTGAAGGACAATTTAAACATACATTGGAAACTATTTTCAATGACTATATTGAAAAAAGAAAATTCTTGGGTCGTGAATTAAAGCCGATCTCTTTAATGGATCTGGCAACAGTTTGTGGTAGATATTTCCATAAAACAGGTAATCTGGACAACTTAGTTGTTTCTGATGAGATAAATGCTTGTACTATTCAGATTGAAGCCGAATACGATGGTAAAAAAGAACCTTGGTATTTATTATTTAAAAACGAAACTCATAATCACCCGACAGAAATTGAACCTTTTGGTGGGGCTTCGACTTGTTTAGGTGGAGCGATCAGAGATCCGTTATCTGGAAGATCTTTTGTTTTTCAGGCAATGAGATTAACGGGTGCTGCTGATGTTTTAGAATCAGTGGATCAGACTCTACCTGGAAAATTACCTCAGAAAACGATTACAAAACAAGCTGCAAACGGATATTCATCTTATGGAAACCAGATTGGTTTAGCAACTACCATGGTCTCTGAAATTTATGATGAAGGGTATAAAGCAAAAAGAATGGAAGTTGGTTTCGTTACCGGAGCTGTTCCCGTAGATTGGGTAAGACGTGAAAAGCCGGCTGATGGGGATTCTGTGATCATCTTAGGAGGAGCAACAGGAAGAGATGGAGTAGGAGGAGCGAGTGGAAGTTCAAAAGTACAGGATGAAAACAGTATTCATACCATGTCCACTGAAGTTCAAAAAGGAAATGCTGTTGAAGAACGTAAAATTCAGAGATTGTTCAGAAATCCTGAAGTTACCAGATTGATTAAAAAATCAAATGACTTTGGTGCTGGGGGTGTTTCTGTAGCGATTGGAGAAATTGCAGACTCTTTAGAGGTAAACTTAGATGTATTACCATTAAAATATGAAGGACTTAACGGAACAGAGCTTGCTATTTCTGAATCTCAGGAAAGAATGGCGGTGGTTGTGGATCCAAGAGATAAAGAACAATTCATCAAATACTGTGAGGCTGAAAATATCGTAGCTGTAGAAGTAGCGAAAGTTACAGATTCAGGAAGAATGCAGATGTTCTGGAAAGGAGATAAGATCGTTGATCTTTCAAGAGCATTTTTAGATACCAATGGATGTGCTAAAAGTCAGGAGGTAAAAATTACTCATCTTGAAGAGGTAAAGCTTGATGACAAAGCTTTCTCAGAAGAAGCCTTTTTAAAGATCTTAAGTGATAAAAATGTAGCTTCTCAAAAAGGATTGTTAGAGATGTTTGATGGTTCCATTGGTGCAACAACAGTTGCTATGCCGGTTGGAGGTAAATATCAGCAGACCCTGATGGAAGGAAGTGCTCAGACACTGCCTATCCTGGGAGCAAAAAATATAGAAACTGTTTCTTTGGCAAGTTGGGGATTTGATGCTGAAATTTCAAAACAAAATTCATTACTTGGAGCATCGTATGCCGTAGTAGAAAGTGTAGCTAAGATCGTTGCCATGGGTGGTGATTATAAGAATATAAGATTAAGTTTCCAGGAATACTTTGAAAAATTAGGACAAACCCCTGAAAAATGGGGTAAACCTTTGGCATCTCTTTTAGGAGCTTATGATGCTCAAATTAATCTTGGATTAGCTGCAATCGGAGGTAAAGATTCTATGAGTGGAACATATCAGGATCTGAATGTTCCGCCAACACTGATCTCTTTTGCTTGTGCTGATGGACAAAAGAAAAATGTCATTTCTCCGGAATTTAAAGCAGCCGGAAATAAACTGTATTTCTATAACCATATTGCTCAGGAAAATGGCCTTCCGGATTATAACAGTTTAAAAGCAGTTTATGATTTCATTTTTGAAAATATTAAAGCTGGAAAAATTGTTTCCGTAAAGACTGTTAAAGATGGTGGGGTCGCTGTAGCAATAGCAAAAATGAGTTTTGGAAACAGACTTGGGGCTGAGGTCAATGTTGAAGATAATACTTTATTAGCTAAAAATATAGGCAGCCTGATCATTGAAGCAAAAGAAGAATTAAGTTCAACGGGTCTTCAGTTGATTGGAGAAGTAAAAGATTCTGGTACTTTGAAAATAAATAATCTTGAATCTAAAATCTCGGAACTCGAATCTGCACATACCAAAACTTTCGAAAATCTTTTTCCAACGGTTGAAAAAGAAAAGATCACGGTTGAACTGGATGAGAAATTAAATTCAACAACTCCAAGAAATATTATCATTAAAAAACATGGAATTGCTCAACCTAGAGTTTTTGCTCCTTTGTTCCCGGGAACGAATTGTGAGTATGAAACACTAAATGCATTCCACAAAGAAGGTGCTGTTGTAAACAGTTTACCATTAATAAATATCAATCACCAATTGCTTGATGAAAGTATCGATGCATGGGTGGAAGAAATTAAACAATCTCAGATCTTAGCATTCTCAGGTGGATTCTCAGCAGGAGATGAACCGGATGGATCTGCTAAATTTATCGTGAATGTTCTGAAGAATGAAAAGATGAAAAATGCTGTTCATGATCTATTGGATAGGGACGGGATGATCATTGGAATCTGTAATGGTTTCCAGGCATTGATCAAATCAGGACTGTTGCCTTACGGGCAAATTAAAGATCTCGATGAAAATTCTCCAACACTCGCCCATAACGCAATAAGAAGGCATATTTCTCAAATGGTTACTGTAAAAGTGATAAATGATGAAAGTCCGTGGTTGAAAGGAATGAAAGATCAGACTTTTACAATTCCGATTTCTCATGGTGAAGGCCGTTTTATGGCTTCTGAAGCAGAGATTGAAAAGCTATATAAGAATGGTCAGATTGCAACTCAATATATAGATTTTGAAGGGAATATTGCCCATGGAATGCCATTCAATCCAAATAATTCGCTATTCGGAATTGAAGGAATTACCAGTCCATGTGGAAAAATATTTGGTAGAATGGGACACCCTGAGCGTTTTGCAGAAGGGCTAATGAAAAATATTCCAACTGCGAATTACCATAATATCTTTAAAAATGGAGTCGAATACTTCAAATAA